A stretch of Phycisphaerae bacterium DNA encodes these proteins:
- the accB gene encoding acetyl-CoA carboxylase biotin carboxyl carrier protein encodes MDVEKIRELIELMKDNELTEIRIVDGESRLLLKRGGQQPVFAPLPAAVAPAAAAPAPTAAAPAAMSPEPAEDAGLVAITSPMVGTFYAAPAPDADPYVSVGDRIKVGTVVCIIEAMKVMNEIKSEVAGTVEKILVDNTSPVEFGQPVFMVRPG; translated from the coding sequence ATGGACGTAGAGAAGATACGCGAATTGATCGAGTTGATGAAGGACAACGAGTTGACCGAGATTCGCATCGTCGACGGCGAGAGCCGCTTGCTCCTGAAACGGGGCGGCCAGCAACCGGTCTTCGCCCCCCTGCCGGCGGCGGTCGCACCAGCGGCCGCGGCTCCGGCGCCGACCGCAGCCGCACCGGCGGCGATGAGTCCGGAACCAGCCGAGGACGCCGGACTGGTCGCGATCACCTCGCCCATGGTCGGCACATTCTACGCCGCTCCGGCCCCGGACGCCGACCCGTACGTCTCGGTCGGCGATCGCATCAAGGTCGGCACCGTGGTGTGCATCATCGAGGCCATGAAGGTCATGAACGAGATCAAGTCCGAGGTCGCCGGCACCGTGGAGAAGATCCTCGTCGACAACACCAGTCCCGTCGAGTTCGGCCAGCCGGTGTTCATGGTCCGGCCCGGCTAG